Proteins encoded together in one Paenibacillus sp. J23TS9 window:
- a CDS encoding alpha/beta fold hydrolase, with protein MKKPSKINKAAAASLVLALSIPAVAAASDSQEETSYTPVRDIAEKLNVQIQWDQSAHTITLNKGDQTLVITPGGNQGVLNGKTVQVGGSVRLVAGRTLVPAAFLPGIFGEASASSGSLSDSPDSDNKADSFFKELQAGNGTKAADDMSPTLKKALPVQALNMLWSNYEQLYGKAESGKTLKTEQDNAVHHNVNYSVQMGQIPLNITLRLSTSGLVDDMLITPASAAGYQKPAYDNPAVYTEQEIRIGTGDLALPGTLTLPLGDGPFPAVVLVHGSGPQDRDSSIGAAKPLRDLAVGLAAKGIAVLRYDKVTYEHTFKIAGDPKLTLKKETVNDAISAVKLLKQSLKIDAEHVFVAGHSQGGFVMPLIIDADQDHDIAGAILLSGPGSSFTDTLIEQQQELVARIKELGQDTTPYEQQAAVWTGIANLVNDPQYTVDHMPENFPLSPAYWWFEQKNYKPTALAQKQHTPMLILQGENDWQVTMKQFTQWESALKDRSGVEFKSYPHMNHLLANYDGISTGAEYVKPSNVSSELISDIAAWIQKRK; from the coding sequence ATGAAAAAGCCTTCAAAAATCAACAAGGCGGCAGCTGCTTCTCTCGTTCTTGCCCTCTCCATACCAGCAGTTGCTGCAGCTTCGGACTCCCAGGAGGAAACATCCTATACCCCCGTACGTGACATTGCCGAAAAGCTTAATGTACAGATTCAGTGGGATCAGTCTGCTCATACCATCACGCTGAATAAGGGCGACCAGACACTGGTTATTACTCCGGGCGGGAATCAAGGCGTACTCAACGGCAAAACCGTACAGGTAGGCGGCTCCGTCCGCCTCGTTGCTGGAAGAACATTGGTCCCCGCGGCTTTTCTACCCGGCATATTTGGGGAAGCCTCAGCCAGCAGTGGCAGCTTGAGTGATTCACCCGATTCAGATAACAAGGCAGATTCCTTCTTCAAGGAGCTCCAAGCCGGCAATGGCACGAAAGCCGCTGATGATATGAGCCCTACGCTCAAAAAAGCCCTGCCGGTGCAAGCTCTGAATATGCTGTGGAGCAATTATGAGCAGTTGTACGGCAAAGCTGAATCTGGCAAGACTCTCAAAACGGAACAAGACAACGCAGTTCATCATAACGTAAACTACTCCGTGCAAATGGGCCAGATCCCTCTGAACATCACACTCCGGCTGAGCACCAGCGGATTGGTGGATGATATGCTTATCACCCCTGCCAGCGCCGCAGGATACCAAAAGCCTGCGTATGACAATCCTGCAGTCTATACCGAACAAGAGATACGTATTGGAACTGGGGACCTCGCACTGCCAGGTACCCTGACCTTGCCTCTAGGCGATGGTCCGTTCCCTGCGGTCGTCCTTGTTCACGGTTCCGGCCCTCAGGACCGCGACAGCTCTATCGGAGCCGCCAAGCCGCTCCGAGATTTGGCCGTTGGCCTGGCTGCAAAAGGGATTGCAGTCCTGCGCTATGACAAGGTGACGTATGAGCATACGTTTAAGATCGCAGGTGATCCCAAGTTAACGCTGAAAAAGGAAACCGTGAACGACGCCATATCCGCAGTCAAACTGCTGAAACAATCACTGAAGATAGACGCGGAGCATGTCTTTGTTGCCGGTCACAGCCAAGGCGGCTTTGTCATGCCGCTAATTATCGATGCCGATCAGGATCATGATATTGCCGGCGCCATTCTGCTCTCCGGCCCGGGTTCGAGTTTTACGGATACCCTGATCGAACAGCAGCAGGAGCTGGTGGCACGCATCAAAGAATTGGGCCAGGACACGACTCCATATGAACAGCAGGCAGCTGTCTGGACCGGCATTGCCAATCTTGTTAATGATCCGCAGTATACGGTGGACCATATGCCTGAGAATTTCCCGCTCTCCCCTGCCTACTGGTGGTTTGAGCAGAAGAACTACAAGCCAACCGCTCTCGCACAAAAGCAGCATACACCGATGCTGATCCTTCAGGGAGAAAATGACTGGCAGGTAACAATGAAACAATTTACACAGTGGGAAAGCGCTCTGAAAGACCGCAGCGGCGTCGAATTCAAATCTTATCCGCATATGAACCATCTGCTTGCAAACTATGATGGTATTTCTACCGGAGCAGAATATGTGAAGCCCTCCAATGTATCTTCTGAACTCATCTCTGATATTGCCGCCTGGATTCAGAAGCGTAAATAA
- a CDS encoding S9 family peptidase: MSEKRVMTAEDLHRMQWVSDPAVSPENGATAYILKSVNTKHGGYITQIRLIHPDGSGDVPFTAGEQDGTPQWSPDGSHLAFLRKKGDARQVWLLPAHGGEAQAVTELKHGVSAYKWSPDGTALLLKAEAPDEIEETNAAKDEPKLPEEKIIDRIRYKADGTGLMGSRRTHLFVFDIAAKSSKQITSGAFDVGSFAWSPDGAQIAYTAELPTEDITDPDLRPTNDLYVTDREGSAARQLTDGKISIGYVGYTPDGQSILMLADDMSCGYATLTRIYLIPAVGGEYRALYTDLDIQIGHSCVSDMRSGAGTPPVYSQDKQSVYIQVSQNGRVEIARFALNGSDFEIIAGGDREIYQFALTPNGGLIFAAADPLHPGDLFRMELASGTETRLTECNQELWSELELSEPEEFQFRAGDGWPMQGWIMKPTGFQEGSKVPGVLEIHGGPQVMYGHTFMHEFQLLAAAGFAVFYTNPRGGHGYGQDHVNTVRGDYGGRDYQDLMDFTDYVLETYTYVDGSRLGVTGGSYGGFMTNWIVGHTDRFQAAVTQRSISNWLSFYGVSDIGYHFTEDQIWGNAWDDLEKLWKHSPLAYVKNVNTPLLILHGEQDMRCPIEQGEQMFVALKRLGKKTQLIRFPGADHNLSRSGNPHLRTRRLSHIVRWFEENIER; the protein is encoded by the coding sequence ATGAGTGAAAAACGCGTGATGACAGCCGAGGATCTGCATCGTATGCAATGGGTTAGTGACCCGGCAGTTTCTCCTGAAAACGGTGCGACTGCGTACATACTCAAATCAGTCAACACCAAGCATGGCGGATATATAACCCAGATCCGTCTGATTCATCCGGATGGCAGCGGTGATGTTCCATTTACCGCAGGTGAGCAGGATGGAACCCCGCAGTGGTCTCCGGACGGTTCGCACCTCGCTTTTCTCCGTAAAAAGGGTGACGCTCGCCAAGTATGGCTGCTGCCTGCACATGGTGGTGAAGCACAGGCCGTTACCGAGCTTAAACACGGCGTAAGCGCATACAAGTGGTCGCCTGATGGAACAGCCCTGCTGCTTAAGGCGGAAGCGCCTGATGAAATAGAAGAGACAAACGCAGCCAAAGATGAACCAAAACTGCCTGAAGAGAAAATTATCGACCGTATCCGCTATAAAGCTGACGGAACCGGCCTGATGGGCAGCCGCAGAACTCATTTATTCGTTTTTGATATCGCGGCAAAAAGCAGCAAACAGATTACTTCGGGAGCATTTGATGTCGGCTCCTTCGCTTGGTCGCCTGACGGTGCCCAAATTGCTTATACAGCGGAGCTTCCTACCGAGGATATTACCGACCCTGATCTTAGACCAACGAACGATTTGTACGTTACCGACCGCGAAGGCAGCGCAGCCCGCCAGCTTACAGACGGTAAAATCAGCATCGGATATGTCGGCTACACACCTGACGGCCAGTCTATTCTGATGCTCGCTGACGATATGTCCTGCGGTTATGCCACACTGACCCGCATCTATCTCATTCCGGCCGTTGGCGGCGAATACCGAGCCCTCTACACGGATCTGGACATTCAGATCGGCCACAGCTGCGTCAGCGACATGCGCTCCGGTGCCGGAACACCGCCTGTATACAGCCAGGATAAACAGTCCGTTTATATCCAGGTCAGCCAAAATGGCCGTGTGGAAATCGCTCGCTTTGCCCTGAATGGCTCGGACTTTGAGATCATTGCCGGCGGTGACCGCGAAATCTACCAATTCGCCCTGACGCCAAATGGCGGTTTAATATTCGCAGCAGCTGATCCGTTGCATCCAGGGGATCTGTTCCGGATGGAGCTGGCCAGCGGTACGGAAACCCGCCTGACCGAGTGCAATCAAGAGCTTTGGAGCGAGCTTGAGCTCAGCGAGCCGGAGGAGTTCCAATTCCGGGCTGGCGACGGCTGGCCGATGCAGGGATGGATCATGAAGCCAACCGGCTTCCAGGAAGGCTCCAAGGTCCCTGGCGTTCTCGAAATCCACGGCGGTCCGCAGGTCATGTACGGTCATACGTTCATGCATGAATTCCAGCTGCTTGCCGCAGCGGGCTTTGCTGTATTCTATACGAATCCGCGCGGCGGACACGGCTACGGCCAGGACCATGTCAACACGGTTCGTGGAGACTACGGCGGACGCGATTATCAGGATCTAATGGATTTCACGGACTATGTGCTGGAAACCTACACGTATGTGGACGGCTCCCGTCTGGGCGTAACCGGGGGCAGCTACGGCGGCTTTATGACCAACTGGATCGTTGGACATACGGACCGCTTCCAGGCTGCTGTCACTCAGCGTTCTATCTCGAATTGGCTTTCGTTCTACGGCGTAAGCGATATCGGATATCACTTCACCGAGGATCAAATCTGGGGTAACGCATGGGATGATCTTGAAAAGCTGTGGAAGCATTCACCTCTGGCCTATGTGAAAAATGTAAACACACCGCTCCTCATTCTCCATGGCGAGCAGGACATGCGCTGTCCTATTGAGCAGGGTGAGCAAATGTTTGTTGCCTTGAAGCGGCTCGGTAAGAAAACTCAATTGATCCGCTTCCCGGGCGCAGACCATAATCTGTCCAGAAGCGGCAACCCTCATCTTCGCACCAGACGCCTCAGTCATATCGTGCGCTGGTTTGAAGAAAATATTGAAAGATAG
- a CDS encoding IclR family transcriptional regulator, whose protein sequence is MEDRKLTVRAVERALDILMCFTRNSELGLTEIAGQIHLHKSTVHRLMTTLEERGFVIRDAATEKYRLGLKVWELSTHLSKSDDPAVLLLPAMERLRDRLGETVSLYLRDGKDRLRIQAVQSNQAIRRVAQVGARLPLYVGASSKVLVAFATQEDQQELFQDPEWPDMSDPDAYLQMLEEIREQGYATSFEEREPGAAAVAVPIVNRSGVVAAALSVSGPVGRISTDTLHEFAPVLKEAAREMGMMI, encoded by the coding sequence ATGGAAGACCGCAAATTGACCGTACGCGCCGTCGAGCGCGCACTTGATATATTGATGTGTTTTACCAGGAACAGTGAGCTTGGACTGACTGAAATTGCCGGGCAGATCCACCTTCATAAAAGCACGGTGCATCGTCTGATGACGACGCTTGAAGAGAGAGGTTTCGTGATCCGGGATGCGGCAACGGAAAAGTACCGCTTGGGTCTGAAAGTCTGGGAGTTGTCGACTCATCTGTCCAAGAGCGATGATCCTGCCGTGCTGCTCCTTCCGGCGATGGAACGACTGCGTGACCGGCTTGGAGAGACAGTGAGCCTGTATTTGCGGGACGGAAAGGACCGTCTGCGGATTCAGGCAGTTCAGAGCAACCAGGCGATCCGTCGTGTGGCTCAGGTCGGAGCAAGACTTCCCTTGTATGTAGGCGCATCCAGCAAGGTGCTGGTAGCCTTTGCCACACAGGAGGACCAGCAGGAGCTGTTTCAGGATCCCGAGTGGCCGGATATGTCTGACCCGGATGCATATCTCCAGATGCTGGAGGAGATTCGTGAACAGGGCTACGCTACGAGCTTTGAGGAGCGTGAACCGGGCGCGGCCGCGGTGGCCGTGCCAATCGTGAACAGAAGCGGGGTTGTCGCTGCTGCTTTGTCCGTATCCGGGCCTGTCGGGCGGATTTCAACCGATACGCTCCATGAATTTGCGCCTGTGCTGAAGGAAGCTGCCCGTGAGATGGGCATGATGATATAA